One Deltaproteobacteria bacterium genomic region harbors:
- a CDS encoding efflux RND transporter periplasmic adaptor subunit produces MSRPVRLLKTLLKLGLPVAAIAVVAAYWPKQRIEVGVIHPARGEVLDVVTTVAAGTVKAKRYARVRSQTVGEVAEVFFARGARVKKGALVLRLKNSEHRARLALARANLAAGSAALRQQQTRQRQVGKVLDRTQRLYRKEVLSRANLDEAETERDVTTQAISAAEANLAQLRAAVEIARTLHDATFFRAPFDGTLASVTPEVGETLAPGSPVFELYDDTVTRIEATVDEADAARLRSGMQVHVTSDARPGVTLGGRLTWVAPMVSQDLKGSRNVEVTVELDRPDPALKVGVSADLEVVVARRAGVPSLPTSAIVGRGTGAQVLVVHQGRVAVRKVKLGLSNWDRTELLGGLEEKDEVIFTLNKVGLVPGALVVVNPRLSPSRVR; encoded by the coding sequence GTGTCGAGACCCGTGCGTCTGCTGAAGACCCTGCTCAAGCTGGGCCTCCCCGTGGCGGCGATCGCCGTCGTGGCCGCGTACTGGCCGAAGCAGCGCATCGAGGTGGGGGTGATCCACCCGGCTCGCGGGGAGGTGCTGGACGTGGTGACCACCGTGGCCGCGGGCACCGTCAAGGCCAAGCGCTACGCGCGCGTGCGGTCGCAAACGGTGGGCGAGGTGGCCGAGGTCTTCTTCGCCCGCGGAGCCCGCGTGAAGAAGGGGGCGCTCGTCTTGCGGCTGAAGAACAGCGAGCATCGCGCGCGCCTGGCGCTGGCGCGGGCCAATCTCGCCGCGGGGTCGGCCGCTCTGCGGCAGCAGCAGACGCGGCAGCGGCAGGTCGGCAAGGTCCTCGACCGCACGCAGCGCCTCTACCGGAAGGAGGTGCTGAGTCGCGCGAACCTGGACGAGGCCGAGACCGAGCGCGACGTGACGACGCAGGCCATCTCCGCCGCCGAGGCGAACCTGGCGCAGCTCAGGGCCGCGGTGGAGATCGCGCGCACCCTTCACGACGCGACCTTCTTTCGCGCCCCCTTCGACGGCACGCTGGCCAGCGTGACCCCGGAGGTGGGGGAAACGCTGGCCCCCGGGAGCCCCGTCTTCGAGCTCTACGACGACACCGTGACGCGCATCGAGGCCACCGTGGACGAGGCGGACGCGGCGCGGCTCCGCTCGGGCATGCAGGTGCACGTGACGAGCGACGCGCGGCCGGGGGTGACGCTCGGCGGTCGGCTGACCTGGGTCGCGCCGATGGTCTCGCAGGACCTGAAGGGGAGCCGCAACGTGGAGGTCACCGTGGAGCTCGACCGCCCGGACCCTGCCCTCAAGGTGGGAGTCTCGGCCGACCTCGAGGTCGTGGTGGCGCGCCGCGCGGGAGTGCCGTCGCTCCCCACCTCGGCCATCGTGGGGCGGGGGACCGGCGCGCAGGTCCTCGTCGTACATCAGGGGCGCGTGGCCGTGCGCAAGGTGAAGCTCGGGCTCTCCAACTGGGACCGGACCGAGCTCCTCGGCGGTCTGGAGGAGAAGGACGAGGTGATCTTCACGCTGAACAAGGTGGGACTCGTCCCGGGAGCGCTGGTGGTCGTCAACCCGCGCCTCTCCCCGTCGCGAGTGCGGTGA
- a CDS encoding ABC transporter ATP-binding protein, translating to MIRVEHVSKTYRLGGEIVRALSDVSCAVERGEYLAITGPSGSGKSTLMNLVGCLDSPTEGAYFLDGQQVAGLPDAELAGVRNRQIGFVFQTFNLLPRLSAVDNVALPLLYAGLRPAERRKRARHALELVGLADRMGHRPNELSGGQRQRVAIARGIVNAPSILLADEPTGNLDQQVGREIVALFEELNAKEGVTVIVVTHDKDLAARARRRLELRDGRIVQDERA from the coding sequence CTGATCCGCGTGGAGCACGTCTCCAAGACCTACCGCCTGGGCGGTGAGATCGTGCGCGCGCTCTCGGACGTCTCGTGCGCCGTGGAGCGCGGCGAGTACCTGGCCATCACCGGGCCCTCGGGCTCGGGCAAGTCCACCCTCATGAACCTGGTGGGCTGCCTCGACTCGCCGACCGAAGGCGCGTACTTTCTCGACGGCCAGCAGGTGGCCGGCCTCCCCGACGCCGAGCTCGCTGGCGTGCGCAATCGACAGATCGGTTTCGTCTTCCAAACCTTCAACCTGCTGCCGCGCCTCTCCGCGGTGGACAACGTGGCGCTCCCCCTGCTCTACGCGGGGCTCCGGCCGGCGGAGCGGCGCAAGCGGGCGCGTCACGCGCTCGAGCTCGTGGGCCTCGCGGACCGCATGGGACACCGCCCGAACGAGCTCTCGGGGGGGCAGCGGCAGCGCGTGGCCATCGCCCGCGGGATCGTGAACGCCCCGTCGATCCTCCTCGCCGACGAGCCCACGGGGAACCTGGACCAGCAGGTGGGGCGCGAGATCGTGGCCCTCTTCGAGGAGCTGAACGCCAAGGAAGGGGTCACGGTGATCGTCGTGACGCACGACAAGGACCTGGCCGCGCGGGCCAGGCGACGCCTCGAGCTGCGCGACGGTCGCATCGTGCAGGACGAGCGCGCATGA
- a CDS encoding methyltransferase domain-containing protein, whose product MNGRTRDGLPAPEGGTVQLEVREGYDRWSASYDETPNPVVALDDRTSLGLLAARPGERILDAGCGTGRHLGPLVACGAKVVGLDFSPGMLRVARQKYPGVPLVCVDLSAPWPLCPARFHAVLCALVGEHLRDLPAFFAETRRALRPGGRLLLSVYHPELARAGVEANFRRDGVEYRLGAEQHTVESYQQALRGAGLELGRTTEVMGDEALLGRAPSARKYVGRPLLLCLEAFTAPAS is encoded by the coding sequence ATGAACGGTCGCACGCGCGATGGGCTCCCCGCTCCCGAGGGCGGGACGGTGCAGCTCGAGGTGCGCGAGGGCTACGATCGCTGGTCTGCGAGCTACGACGAGACGCCCAATCCCGTGGTGGCGCTCGACGATCGTACGAGCCTCGGGCTCCTCGCGGCGCGCCCGGGTGAGCGAATCCTGGACGCCGGTTGCGGCACGGGGCGTCACCTCGGGCCGCTCGTAGCGTGCGGCGCGAAGGTCGTGGGGCTCGACTTCTCGCCGGGCATGCTGCGCGTGGCGCGGCAGAAGTATCCCGGCGTCCCGCTCGTCTGTGTGGACCTGAGCGCGCCGTGGCCTCTCTGCCCGGCCAGGTTTCACGCCGTGCTCTGCGCCCTCGTGGGAGAGCACCTGCGCGACCTCCCGGCTTTCTTCGCGGAGACGCGTCGCGCGCTTCGGCCCGGCGGACGCCTGCTCTTGTCGGTCTACCACCCGGAGCTGGCCCGGGCCGGCGTGGAGGCGAACTTCCGGCGAGACGGGGTGGAGTATCGCCTCGGGGCGGAGCAGCACACCGTCGAGAGCTACCAGCAGGCCCTGCGCGGCGCAGGGCTCGAGCTCGGGCGCACGACGGAGGTGATGGGCGACGAGGCGCTCCTCGGCCGCGCACCCTCGGCGCGGAAGTACGTCGGCCGCCCGCTCCTCCTCTGTCTCGAGGCCTTCACCGCGCCGGCGAGCTGA
- a CDS encoding CBS domain-containing protein, producing MTASPHTVGADQSLTAAHKLMRKYQIRHLPVLDGGKLVGLVSQRDLHLLETLRDVIPEDVRVDDAMTRDPYTVTPTTLLRDAAAYMADDKIGSAVVVEGGKVVGIFTTTDALRALVDLQQRVGPDPGEDAPTTVVRPPRTAAKAEARKRA from the coding sequence ATGACCGCGAGCCCGCACACCGTCGGCGCGGACCAGAGCCTGACCGCGGCGCACAAGCTGATGCGCAAGTACCAGATCCGGCACCTGCCGGTGCTAGACGGCGGAAAGCTGGTGGGACTCGTTTCGCAGCGCGACCTGCACCTGCTCGAGACGCTCCGAGACGTCATCCCCGAGGACGTGCGCGTCGACGACGCCATGACCCGGGACCCGTACACCGTCACGCCCACGACCCTGTTGCGGGACGCGGCCGCCTACATGGCCGACGACAAGATCGGATCCGCCGTGGTGGTCGAGGGCGGGAAGGTGGTCGGGATCTTCACCACCACCGATGCGTTGCGCGCGCTCGTGGACCTGCAGCAGCGCGTGGGTCCCGATCCCGGAGAGGACGCGCCCACGACAGTGGTTCGCCCGCCGCGAACGGCCGCCAAGGCAGAGGCGCGCAAGCGGGCGTAG
- a CDS encoding carboxylesterase family protein: MSIRFTRSCAWRRVGGALLCLGLAACTNRVPAALDGSAQDGALRDAGPGGDASPRDARRTDGGGGDLSGDPTVAHTMTGLVRGKLLGKVRAHLGIPYAAPPVGGLRFGHPQPLTSWSGVRETTALGPSCPQKPSTLTSLPNRYSEDCLTLNVWAPFPAPSKPAPVMVFIHGGGFTLGGSAQPLYDGTALVEQTGVVLVTFNYRLGPLGFLAHARTPYGGNAALYDQRAVLRWVKQNIGAFGGDGTNVTVFGESAGSVSVCAHLVSPEATGPLNRAIMESGPCSGNLLTLAEAQAQGKALAEKLGCESATDVQTCLGSKSTQEVLDALPTKDAMIFGTGVSWGPVAGTPYLPAQPAALMKAGSFAKVPLLLGTNRDEGTLFVLLGGLLATTAAQYPGLATTAFGAKAPQVLAQYPLSSYASPAHAIADLLGDVGFVCPTRRTARAAVAGGVSSTYLYHFTQPPSFALVPFLAVFHTAELPFVFQNPGGAKPLTAEEQQLARSMLGYWTRFAATGDPNGGGAPAWPAYAAGSDQHLELGPTIKVGSGLKQAACDFWDGL, encoded by the coding sequence ATGAGCATCCGGTTCACGAGATCGTGCGCGTGGCGGCGCGTGGGCGGCGCGCTGCTGTGCCTGGGCCTGGCCGCCTGCACGAACCGCGTCCCGGCGGCGCTCGACGGCAGCGCGCAGGATGGAGCCCTCCGCGACGCGGGGCCGGGAGGGGACGCGAGCCCGCGCGACGCGCGGCGCACCGACGGGGGCGGAGGCGATCTGAGCGGCGACCCGACGGTGGCCCACACCATGACGGGCCTCGTGCGGGGCAAGCTCCTCGGCAAGGTGCGCGCGCACCTCGGGATCCCATACGCCGCGCCTCCGGTGGGCGGCCTGCGCTTCGGACACCCGCAACCTCTCACCTCGTGGAGCGGGGTGCGCGAGACCACGGCCCTGGGCCCCTCGTGTCCCCAGAAGCCGAGCACACTCACGAGCCTGCCCAACCGCTACAGCGAGGACTGCCTGACGCTCAACGTCTGGGCCCCCTTCCCCGCTCCGAGCAAGCCCGCGCCGGTGATGGTCTTCATCCACGGCGGAGGCTTCACGCTCGGGGGGAGCGCACAGCCGCTCTACGACGGAACGGCCCTCGTCGAGCAGACGGGCGTCGTGCTCGTGACCTTCAACTACCGCCTGGGGCCCTTGGGCTTCCTCGCGCACGCCCGCACCCCTTACGGGGGCAACGCCGCGCTCTACGACCAGCGCGCGGTCCTGCGCTGGGTGAAGCAGAACATCGGGGCCTTCGGGGGGGACGGCACGAACGTGACCGTCTTCGGCGAGTCGGCGGGCTCGGTCAGCGTCTGCGCCCACCTCGTCTCGCCCGAGGCCACCGGGCCCCTGAATCGCGCGATCATGGAGAGCGGCCCCTGCAGCGGGAATCTACTGACGCTGGCCGAGGCCCAGGCGCAGGGCAAGGCGCTCGCCGAGAAGCTCGGCTGCGAGAGCGCGACCGACGTGCAGACCTGCCTCGGCTCGAAGAGCACGCAGGAGGTGCTGGACGCGCTGCCCACGAAGGACGCGATGATCTTCGGCACAGGGGTCTCGTGGGGCCCGGTCGCCGGAACGCCCTACCTGCCGGCGCAGCCCGCGGCGCTCATGAAGGCCGGCTCGTTCGCCAAGGTGCCGCTCCTCCTCGGCACGAACCGGGACGAGGGGACGCTCTTCGTGCTGCTCGGCGGCCTGCTCGCCACGACGGCGGCACAGTACCCGGGCCTGGCCACCACCGCCTTCGGCGCGAAGGCTCCGCAGGTCCTCGCGCAGTACCCGCTCTCGAGCTACGCGAGCCCGGCCCACGCCATCGCCGACCTCCTCGGAGACGTGGGCTTTGTCTGCCCCACGCGCCGCACCGCGCGGGCCGCCGTCGCGGGGGGCGTCTCCTCGACGTACCTCTACCACTTCACGCAGCCTCCCAGCTTTGCGCTCGTGCCCTTCCTCGCGGTCTTCCACACCGCGGAGCTCCCCTTCGTCTTTCAGAACCCGGGCGGCGCGAAGCCCCTCACGGCCGAGGAACAGCAGCTCGCGCGCAGCATGCTCGGCTACTGGACGCGCTTCGCGGCCACCGGCGACCCGAACGGCGGCGGAGCGCCTGCCTGGCCGGCCTACGCCGCCGGTTCGGACCAGCACCTCGAGCTGGGCCCGACGATCAAGGTGGGCTCGGGGCTGAAACAGGCGGCCTGCGACTTCTGGGACGGGCTCTAG
- a CDS encoding cytochrome c — MRLNARRACTGLALVALSLPALASGGEGAGPPVTVWVRGRADYGGGTYSLREGARSVDLLALSQSEQTLYDPQYGRRLLYKGVTLDQILKAYAPPATVDVALLHFANQMIVGLPLRSTAARRVPRVFVALGYWSERERRWSASFPPVRRDNAGYADVRPVHFSSNKVVVEGGLHPDLPEAALKTFTPWRFVDTLVSIELVRGAAYDRQFQVPGDDLVKQGFAIHKQSCGFCHAVRRVGPGHGWDFVEPVALHAYRLSGRNLFYHVRYQPFDAPAKGLLMPALSHLSRKEAEAIWHWMRAVASQKLNAYEP; from the coding sequence ATGCGCCTCAACGCCCGCCGTGCGTGCACCGGTCTGGCCCTCGTCGCGCTTTCTCTGCCCGCGCTGGCCTCGGGCGGCGAGGGGGCGGGTCCGCCGGTGACCGTCTGGGTCCGCGGTCGCGCGGACTACGGCGGGGGGACCTATTCGCTGCGCGAAGGGGCCCGAAGCGTGGATCTGCTCGCGCTGTCGCAAAGCGAACAGACGCTCTACGACCCGCAGTACGGGCGGAGGCTGCTCTACAAGGGGGTGACGCTCGATCAGATCCTCAAGGCCTACGCGCCGCCGGCCACGGTGGACGTGGCGCTCCTCCACTTCGCGAACCAGATGATCGTCGGCCTGCCGCTCCGGTCCACGGCAGCGCGCCGCGTGCCACGCGTCTTCGTGGCGCTCGGCTACTGGAGCGAACGCGAGCGTCGGTGGAGCGCGAGTTTTCCGCCCGTGCGGCGCGACAACGCGGGCTACGCCGACGTGCGGCCGGTGCACTTCAGCTCGAACAAGGTGGTCGTGGAGGGAGGTCTGCATCCCGACCTGCCCGAGGCGGCGCTCAAGACCTTCACCCCCTGGCGCTTCGTGGACACGCTGGTGAGCATCGAGCTGGTGCGTGGAGCGGCCTACGATAGGCAGTTCCAGGTGCCGGGAGACGACCTCGTCAAGCAGGGCTTCGCCATCCACAAGCAGTCCTGCGGCTTCTGCCACGCCGTCCGTCGCGTGGGGCCCGGTCACGGCTGGGACTTCGTGGAGCCCGTGGCCCTTCACGCCTACCGGCTGAGCGGTCGCAACCTCTTCTATCACGTCCGCTACCAGCCCTTCGACGCGCCGGCCAAGGGGCTGCTGATGCCGGCCCTGAGCCACCTGAGCCGCAAGGAAGCCGAGGCAATCTGGCACTGGATGCGTGCGGTGGCGTCCCAGAAGCTGAACGCCTATGAGCCCTGA
- a CDS encoding ABC transporter permease: MSWFAHFLTALDSIRSNVWRSFLTTLGVVIGVTSVVLLVSLGEGARSYFADLFAEMGTNLLLVFPGKEDTKGVARPMFTTVHKLTVDDARAIFRRGTAVAQVNAALMGAGTVKYLNRSRNTKVVGTDEALPDVHLMKVALGGFVAPEDVDAKRRVAVLGQVVQQELFGDENPVGKTIKITGTKFRVIGVMASKGQSLGIDLDDLVFIPVTAATELFNQESLTRISVKALSNTQVEAAMEEVRQILIRRHNNNEDFTIVSQADMLSTFDKVARTMELVILGIASISLVVGGIGIMNIMLVSVRERTREIGLRMAVGARRKDVERQFLVESVTVSLVGGVVGLALGLAVIALFNAFGPGLTVRFTPWVIVVAFGFSFVVGVASGFYPAKKASLLDPIEALRYE; this comes from the coding sequence ATGAGCTGGTTCGCGCACTTCCTCACGGCGCTCGATTCGATCCGCTCGAACGTGTGGCGCTCGTTTCTGACCACCCTCGGCGTGGTGATCGGCGTGACCTCGGTGGTGCTGCTCGTCTCGTTGGGCGAGGGCGCGCGTTCCTACTTCGCCGACCTCTTCGCCGAGATGGGGACGAACCTGCTCCTCGTCTTTCCGGGGAAGGAGGACACGAAGGGGGTGGCGCGCCCCATGTTCACCACGGTCCACAAGCTCACGGTCGACGACGCGCGGGCCATCTTCCGGCGGGGCACGGCGGTGGCGCAGGTCAACGCGGCGCTGATGGGGGCCGGCACGGTCAAGTACCTGAACCGCTCGCGCAACACCAAGGTCGTGGGGACCGACGAGGCGCTCCCCGACGTGCACCTGATGAAGGTCGCGCTCGGCGGCTTCGTGGCCCCAGAGGACGTGGACGCCAAGCGACGGGTGGCGGTGCTCGGGCAGGTGGTGCAGCAGGAGCTCTTCGGCGACGAGAACCCGGTGGGCAAGACGATCAAGATCACTGGCACCAAGTTTCGCGTGATCGGCGTGATGGCCTCGAAGGGGCAGAGCCTCGGCATCGACCTCGACGATCTGGTGTTCATCCCCGTCACGGCGGCCACCGAGCTCTTCAACCAGGAGAGCCTGACGCGCATCTCGGTCAAGGCCCTCTCGAACACGCAGGTGGAGGCGGCGATGGAGGAGGTGCGCCAGATCCTCATCCGTCGCCACAACAACAACGAAGACTTCACCATCGTCTCGCAGGCCGACATGCTCAGCACCTTCGACAAGGTGGCCCGGACGATGGAGCTCGTGATCCTCGGCATCGCCTCCATCTCGCTCGTGGTGGGCGGGATCGGGATCATGAACATCATGCTGGTCTCGGTGCGCGAGCGGACCCGCGAGATCGGCCTGCGCATGGCCGTGGGAGCGCGCCGCAAGGACGTAGAGCGGCAGTTTCTCGTGGAGAGCGTGACCGTCTCGCTGGTCGGGGGCGTGGTCGGGCTGGCGCTGGGGCTCGCCGTGATCGCGCTCTTCAACGCCTTCGGGCCCGGGCTGACGGTGCGCTTCACGCCGTGGGTCATCGTGGTGGCCTTCGGCTTCTCGTTCGTGGTGGGGGTGGCCTCGGGTTTCTACCCGGCCAAGAAGGCCTCGCTGCTCGATCCCATCGAGGCCCTCCGCTACGAGTGA